In Formosa haliotis, the sequence TAACCCCACCGGCCCATCCGGCATGATTTATATAACTTACAACCCCACCAACACCAAATTGATGCTTTCCATTTTCAGATTGAAACAAGCGTGCTGCTAAAAAATTTGTACTTGTAAACTCGCTATCTTCATGGTAATTCGCTTCAAACTCGGTTGTAAATCTCACAAACCATTTCCCGTTAATGGTCATATTTCCTAGTAATTGAATTCGAGAAAAATCGTCGCCATAAAAGCGATTCCAGATACCTAATGTTGGACTAGGATCTATAGGATTATTGGCATCTTGAGCGGTAGCCATAAACGTAAATAGGCTACAAAAAATTATTAAGGTTATTTTTTTTATCATATTAAAATTTTTAGTCTTGGGTTTCGTGTTTGTTTGTAAAGACCTAATAGCACACATTTAAACAAGATACAAATTATGACGTGCATAAATTAACTCTAAAACATAAATCTATGCTTTGTCCAGACAGTATAAAGAAACATGTAAATTAAAACAATACTTATAAGACGTGTAAAAGTCCATGTATCGCAAATATTGATATTTAAAAAGCTTCCAATTATAAACCGGAAGCTTTTCTTAAAAAATGTAAATGCTATTAATTACTTTTAATTTTGAGCAGGAGTTTTTAGTTGTTCCATTACCTTATCTAAACTAAAACTTGCAGCCTCCATTCTTGGCGGATATTCTTTAAACGATTGTAAGAAATTTGCAACATAGTTTTGCGCTGGAACTAATAAAAACAAGTGATCGATCATCCAATCATAATAGGTATTAGATGTTATTTGAGCAAACTCATACGGGTCTCTTCTTAAGTTAAATAACAAAGGCACACGTAATGGTGTAAAAGGATTCGCCCATACTGCTAAGGTCCCTGGCATTCTTTGTTCCATAAAAATTAATTTCCAGTCGTCGTAGCGTAAAGCCGTTAAATCGCCATCATCAGAAAAATAGAAAATCTCATGTCGTCTTCCCTCTTCTTCTTGTCCGGTTAAATAAGGCAACATATTATACCCATCTAAATGCACTTTAAAGGTTTTACCTGCTGCTTTATACCCCGTTAATAATTGATCCTTAACTTTATCATTTCCTGCGGCTGCTAAGAACGTCGGCATCCAGTCCATACCAGAAACAATTTCGTTAGAAACCATTCCGGCCGGAATTTTACCAGGCCATCTTACCATGGCAGGCACACGCCAACCACCTTCCCAGTTGGTATTCTTTTCTCCTCTAAACGGATTTAAAGCTGCATCTGGCCATGAGTTTTTATGTGGTCCATTGTCTGTAGAATACATTACAATGGTATTATCTGCAATATTCAATTCATCTAACAAATCTAAGAACATACCAATATGCATATCGTGCTCTATCATACCATCGCCATATTCACCTTGTCCAGATTTTCCGCGAAGTGATGGTTTTACGTGAGTTCTAAAGTGCATCCGGGTTCCGTTCCACCAGCAAAACCATGGTTTTCCTGCTGCATTTTGTTTTCTAATCCAATCCATGGCCGCTTTCGATGATTCATCATCTATAGTTTCCATACGCTTTTTGGTTAGGGGTCCCGTATCTTCAATTTTACCATCGGCGGTAGAGTGAATCACACCTCTTGGACCATATTTTTTTCTAAAATCTGGGTATTTAGCTGGATCTGGATAATCCTCTAATTCTGGTTCTTCTTCGGCATTTAAATGGTATAAATTCCCGAAAAACTCATCAAATCCATGATTGGTTGGTAAATGCTCATCGCGATCTCCTAAATGATTTTTACCAAATTGCGCTGTAGAGTAACCTTGCGGTTTTAATAATTCTGCAATAGTAGGATCCTTTTCCGAAATTCCTTCTTTAGCACCTGGCATACCTACCTTACTTAAGCCTGTACGAAATACACTCTGGCCTAAAATAAACGAGGAACGTCCTGCTGTACAACTTTGTTCTGCATAATAGTCTGTAAAGAGTACACCTTCTTTGGCAATTTTATCGATATTTGGTGTACGATAACCAACGAGTCCCATGGTATAGGCACTAATATTAGATTGCCCAATATCGTCTCCCCACAAGACCAAGATATTTGGTTTTTTTTGTGCAAAAGCCCCGACAACTAAACCGCAGGTTAGCACTAAAGTCAATAGATTGTTTCTTTTCATGTAACTGGTTTTTATAAATTAATATTGATTCTTAGACAGAAAATAAGCTCATAAAATCCTGATTTTACAAACCTTATCTCCTTGTCTTAAATATAAATAAACCTCAGCACAATAAAAAGGTACATTTTGGGTACATTAAAATCTAATAATGTACTGCTCTAATTTTGTATGTTTTTCTAAATTCAATTTTTTCTTTAATCGAAACTTTTTCTTTTTTAACCCTTCTCTAGATATATTTAGGGTATTACAAATCTGTTCCTTACTCATACGTAATTTTAATAAGGCACAATAAGACATTTCTGTTTTGGTTAAATTGGGATGACTCAATAACAGGTTTTTATAAAACGTGCCATGCAGGTTTTTAAATAACAATTCAAATTTCTGCCAATTATCTTTAGAAAACGCTAAAGACGCCTTAACATCTTTAGTTAACTTTAATATATCCTTAGCAACCCCTTCACTTTTACTTTGCTGTAATATTAAATCTAGCTTTGAAGAAATTGAGGATAACACCGCTTCTTTTTTTGTGTTACTTAATGCTAACGCTATAAGTTCTTTCTCATTCTTATCACGTTGAAGTCGTTCATTTTTTAAATCGACATGAGCTTTAGTCAAATCGGAAATATCCGTACCTACACCCATAAAATATTCCTCATCTCGATATGTAAAACCATAACCCTCGAACACAAAAGGTATTAATTCCCCTTTTTTAGTTAGAATATTAGCATAAACCTGTTTTGCATAATTCTGATTCTTTATATCCTGGACACCTTCATGAATCGTACGCATAGAAGCCCTATCAACAAAAAAAAACGGTTCTTGATTGATTGATTCTTCTGCAGTATAGCCTGAAACATCTAAATGGTGCTTGTTACAAGCAAAAAGTTTAAATACATCGTCGTGTTTCTTGTAAACATAGAAGGTCCCTGGGATGTGATCTATTATTTTTCGGCTAAAAAAATCCTGTTGTACAAAAAAATCTAGATTACTAACTAAAACATTATTCATGGGTCTGGGAGTCATTTAAAAATTGAATTTAAACATATTATATTTCATTATTAATTCAAAGCTTAAATTCATTTATTATTGACTTAAATAAGAATCTAATTAGACATCTTGCCTATCTTTTTTATCCAATTATATTTTAGCTTATAGCAACTCCAAAATTTCATAAAAGAATAAGACTTTAACATTTAAATGCGATACCTTAAATTCAGATGATTACATGTATCTAACCATCATAACATTCAATAAAAAAAGCTTCCTATATCTCATATAAGAAGCTTTTTAATCTAGTATTAAACTGTATTATTACTGTCTAGGTGTAAAACTTCCTGGCTCTTGGCGCGTAGGGAAATCTTTAAAAGTACCCATAAAATTCTTTACCATATCTTGTACTGGTACAAAAGCATACATATGTCTTACTAACCAATCGCCATAATACGAAGACGATTCTGGAGCTTGTTCGAACGGATCTGCATATAAATCTATTAACAATGGTGCTTTTCTAGGAGATTGTGCTTGTAACCAAGCATCTAAGCCTTCATGTTCTTGAGTTGAGAAATGAAACTTCCATCTCGTATAACGCAATGCTCCTAAAGTACCATCGTCTACAAAAGCAAAGAATTCTTTACGAGGTCCTTCTTTTGCTGCACCTGTTAAATATGGTAAAAAGTTATAACCATCTAAATGTACTTTAAACCCTTTATACCCTGATAATAACTTTTCTTTTACATCAGACACACCTGCTGCGGCAACGATAGTAGGTAAACAGTCTTCTAAAGATATAATCTCGTTAGACACTCTTCCCGCTTCAATTTTACCCGGCCATCTCATAGTAAATGGTATACGAATACCACCTTCCCAAGTGGTTGCCTTTTCACCTTTAAACGGACTAGTACCCCCATCAGGCCATGAGAATTTCTCAGCGCCATTATCGGTAGTATAAATAACTATGGTATTATCTGCAATCCCTAATTCGTCTAATAAATCAAGTAATTCTCCTACTTGTAAATCGTGTTGCTTGTAACCATCTGCTACGATACCAAGTCCTGTAGATCCGGCATACTCATCGCTTAAGTGCGTAAAGATGTGCATTCTTGTAGAGTTAAACCAAGTAAAGAACGGCTTTCCTGCTTTAGCTTGCTTGGTAATGAAAGTTTTGGTTGCTGCCAAAAACTCATCATCTATCGTTTCCATACGCTTTTTCGTTAGTGGTCCCGTATCTTCTACTTTCCCATCGGCAGT encodes:
- a CDS encoding arylsulfatase, with product MKRNNLLTLVLTCGLVVGAFAQKKPNILVLWGDDIGQSNISAYTMGLVGYRTPNIDKIAKEGVLFTDYYAEQSCTAGRSSFILGQSVFRTGLSKVGMPGAKEGISEKDPTIAELLKPQGYSTAQFGKNHLGDRDEHLPTNHGFDEFFGNLYHLNAEEEPELEDYPDPAKYPDFRKKYGPRGVIHSTADGKIEDTGPLTKKRMETIDDESSKAAMDWIRKQNAAGKPWFCWWNGTRMHFRTHVKPSLRGKSGQGEYGDGMIEHDMHIGMFLDLLDELNIADNTIVMYSTDNGPHKNSWPDAALNPFRGEKNTNWEGGWRVPAMVRWPGKIPAGMVSNEIVSGMDWMPTFLAAAGNDKVKDQLLTGYKAAGKTFKVHLDGYNMLPYLTGQEEEGRRHEIFYFSDDGDLTALRYDDWKLIFMEQRMPGTLAVWANPFTPLRVPLLFNLRRDPYEFAQITSNTYYDWMIDHLFLLVPAQNYVANFLQSFKEYPPRMEAASFSLDKVMEQLKTPAQN
- a CDS encoding PAS domain-containing protein, which encodes MNNVLVSNLDFFVQQDFFSRKIIDHIPGTFYVYKKHDDVFKLFACNKHHLDVSGYTAEESINQEPFFFVDRASMRTIHEGVQDIKNQNYAKQVYANILTKKGELIPFVFEGYGFTYRDEEYFMGVGTDISDLTKAHVDLKNERLQRDKNEKELIALALSNTKKEAVLSSISSKLDLILQQSKSEGVAKDILKLTKDVKASLAFSKDNWQKFELLFKNLHGTFYKNLLLSHPNLTKTEMSYCALLKLRMSKEQICNTLNISREGLKKKKFRLKKKLNLEKHTKLEQYIIRF
- a CDS encoding arylsulfatase — encoded protein: MRKNGLFKALLAFCVVSSVYAQKKPNILVIMGDDIGWFNTSAYNSGMMGYTTPNIDRIAKEGIRFTDAYGQQSCTAGRSAFITGQSPKRTGLLKIGMPGDPIGLQKEDPTIAEMLKPLGYATGQFGKNHLGDLDEFLPTNHGFDEFFGNLYHLNAEEEPENSDYPKDPAFRKKFGPRGVIKSTADGKVEDTGPLTKKRMETIDDEFLAATKTFITKQAKAGKPFFTWFNSTRMHIFTHLSDEYAGSTGLGIVADGYKQHDLQVGELLDLLDELGIADNTIVIYTTDNGAEKFSWPDGGTSPFKGEKATTWEGGIRIPFTMRWPGKIEAGRVSNEIISLEDCLPTIVAAAGVSDVKEKLLSGYKGFKVHLDGYNFLPYLTGAAKEGPRKEFFAFVDDGTLGALRYTRWKFHFSTQEHEGLDAWLQAQSPRKAPLLIDLYADPFEQAPESSSYYGDWLVRHMYAFVPVQDMVKNFMGTFKDFPTRQEPGSFTPRQ